Proteins from a single region of Ziziphus jujuba cultivar Dongzao chromosome 1, ASM3175591v1:
- the LOC132803405 gene encoding probable LRR receptor-like serine/threonine-protein kinase At1g05700, with translation MIMLGTCKLAGFFVLFLQVLVLVRAQDQSGFISIDCGLPGNSSYKEVETGLVYVSDANFINTGESKSISSENKNKYKQHYSFVRTFPTGIRNCYRISNIANGTKYLIRASFVYENYDGLDTYPEFDLHIGANFWDTVNWKNDYIDQQKEIIHVPTQNHIHICLVNKNLGNPFVSSIELRPLSPSYYKTQRPVSLSLIERLDIGPSKGSSRYPEDVHDRLSVAYCDEDWTNISTSSTIEFDRATYRLPSVVMTTAATPKSADGSLEYRLPTDSTSTTSALYYVYMDFAEVEELQANQSREFSIFYDGVLYYEAESPIHLKASLIHTIRGIVGGRSFVISKTANSTLPPLLNAIEVYVVREFSQSETQEGDDDAITKIKSTYGMQRNWQGDPCTRDYLWEGLNCSYDGYDPPRIISVNLSSSGLTGEIPLAISNLTMLEVLDLSFNNFTGPVPEFLSQLPKLRVLNLERNNLNGSLPDQLIKKSEDGSLNLSVDQNPNLCTSVSCNNKKKKNVVVPVVASVVGISVLLLLVTTTCWFLKKKRQHGAAEVENKNSITQHGSFESTNRQFTGSEIQKITNNFHRVLGGGGFGTVYHGYIDGNQVAVKILSPSSVQGYQQFHAEVNLLMRVHHRNLTNLVGYCNDGTNLGLIYEYMANGNLQKHISVGSSRILKWEDRLRIAIEAGQGLEYLHDGCKPPIVHRDVKCTNILLNENFQAKLSDFGLSKMFPTDNKTHISTVVAGILGYLDPEYYITNWLNEKSDVYSFGVVLLEIISSRPAIAKNSDKTHISRWASSMLAKGDITSIVDKRLRGNFETNSVWRAVEIAMACVSQTSTKRPMMNQVVAGLKECLAAEKPRGLKGHETNDSIELMSLNTMSELRPLAR, from the exons ATGATAATGTTGGGGACTTGCAAGCTGGCcggtttttttgttctttttcttcaagTTTTAGTTCTAGTTCGTGCCCAGGATCAATCag GCTTCATTAGCATAGACTGCGGCCTACCTGGAAATTCAAGCTATAAGGAGGTGGAAACAGGCTTAGTCTATGTCTCAGATGCCAACTTCATAAACACTGGTGAAAGTAAATCCATATCctcagaaaacaaaaacaagtacAAACAGCACTACTCTTTTGTAAGAACCTTCCCTACGGGAATTAGGAACTGTTACAGAATAAGTAACATTGCAAATGGTACGAAGTATTTGATCCGGGcatcttttgtgtatgaaaattatGATGGCCTTGATACGTACCCGGAATTTGATCTACATATTGGAGCTAATTTCTGGGATACAGTAAATTGGAAAAATGACtatattgaccaacaaaaggaGATCATACATGTTCCAACCCAGAACCACATACATATTTGTCTGGTCAACAAAAACTTGGGGAATCCATTTGTATCATCAATAGAGCTAAGGCCTTTAAGTCCTTCATATTACAAAACTCAAAGACCTGTGTCCTTGTCACTCATCGAACGTTTGGACATTGGTCCAAGTAAAGGATCATCTAGATATCCTGAAGATGTTCATGACCGCTTATCGGTTGCGTACTGCGATGAGGATTGGACAAATATTAGTACCTCATCCACAATCGAGTTTGATCGTGCGACATACAGACTGCCATCGGTTGTCATGACTACTGCTGCAACACCCAAAAGTGCAGACGGTTCCTTGGAATATCGGCTGCCAACTGATAGTACTAGTACTACTAGTGCACTATATTATGTGTACATGGACTTTGCTGAAGTGGAAGAGCTACAAGCCAACCAGTCTAGAGAGTTCTCAATTTTTTATGATGGAGTGCTTTACTATGAGGCTGAATCTCCTATTCATTTAAAGGCATCACTCATACATACTATCAGAGGAATAGTTGGAGGACGAAGTTTTGTAATCTCTAAGACTGCCAACTCAACCCTTCCTCCTCTTCTTAATGCCATTGAGGTTTATGTGGTCAGAGAATTCTCGCAGTCAgaaactcaagaaggagatg ATGATGCCATTACAAAAATTAAGTCAACCTATGGTATGCAGAGGAACTGGCAGGGAGATCCATGTACCCGTGATTACTTGTGGGAAGGTCTAAACTGTAGCTATGATGGGTATGATCCCCCCAGGATCATATCAGT GAATTTGTCCTCGAGTGGGTTAACAGGGGAGATACCTTTGGCCATATCCAATCTCACAATGTTAGAAGTTTT GGATCTATCATTCAACAATTTTACAGGACCAGTGCCTGAGTTTCTGTCTCAATTGCCAAAATTAAGGGTCTT AAACTTGGAGAGAAACAATCTGAATGGTTCACTTCCTGATCAACTCATAAAGAAATCGGAAGATGGATCCCTAAATTTAAG TGTGGACCAAAATCCAAATCTATGTACATCAGTTTCATgcaacaacaagaagaagaaaaatgttgtTGTTCCAGTAGTAGCATCTGTTGTTGGAATTTCTGTCCTCTTGCTACTTGTGACAACAACCTGTTGGttccttaaaaagaaaagacagcACGGTG CTGCAGaggtagaaaataaaaattccatcaCTCAACATGGGTCATTTGAGTCAACGAACCGACAATTCACAGGGTCTGAGATACAAAAAATTACCAACAATTTTCATAGGGTCCTTGGTGGTGGTGGATTCGGAACAGTTTACCATGGATACATAGATGGTAACCAAGTAGCTGTGAAAATATTGTCCCCATCATCAGTTCAAGGATATCAACAATTTCATGCAGAGGTCAATCTTCTCATGAGAGTTCATCATAGAAACTTGACAAACCTTGTTGGATATTGTAATGATGGAACTAACTTAGGGCTCATCTATGAGTATATGGCCAATGGGAATTTACAAAAGCATATTTCAG TTGGAAGTTCAAGGATCTTGAAATGGGAAGACAGACTCAGAATAGCCATTGAGGCAGGACAAG GATTGGAGTATTTGCATGATGGTTGTAAACCTCCTATAGTCCACAGGGATGTGAAAtgtacaaatattttattaaatgaaaatttccaAGCCAAACTATCTGATTTTGGTCTATCTAAAATGTTCCCTACCGATAATAAGACTCATATATCAACAGTTGTTGCTGGCATTCTCGGGTACCTGGACCCTGA GTACTACATAACAAATTGGTTAAATGAGAAGAGTGATGTTTATAGTTTTGGAGTAGTGCTTTTGGAGATAATCTCAAGCCGACCTGCAATAGCCAAAAACTCCGACAAGACTCATATAAGTAGATGGGCGAGTTCCATGCTTGCCAAAGGAGACATAACAAGCATTGTGGATAAGAGGCTACGAGGAAACTTTGAGACGAACTCTGTGTGGAGAGCTGTTGAGATAGCAATGGCCTGTGTATCCCAAACTTCAACGAAAAGGCCAATGATGAATCAGGTAGTGGCAGGACTAAAGGAGTGCTTGGCAGCAGAAAAGCCTCGTGGATTGAAGGGCCACGAGACTAATGATTCAATTGAACTGATGTCCTTGAATACGATGTCTGAGCTGAGGCCCCTGGCTAGGTAG